Proteins from a single region of Primulina tabacum isolate GXHZ01 chromosome 5, ASM2559414v2, whole genome shotgun sequence:
- the LOC142544671 gene encoding protein MANNAN SYNTHESIS-RELATED 1-like — protein sequence MVIIDLRQVMAAILTFSMFIMLGNMIKRDHIDPFFETAQESPTVAENEFKVSKTGKVILVEESYGPWQEHYKPTKRCWKPTFKGKDQSNGYILFSLTHGPEFHASQVANAVEVARRLGATLALPDIKGTKSAEKKSFGDIYDVNNFVTTLKGVVRVDENPPIELSNSRLPIVRIPERVSEGFISSEIEPVFRAKRNLRIVTGFNSSPMIEAKENKLASTHQCPAMFESLKLQPELQGLVDSMVGAMRSLSQKSKGRFVAVDLRSEMSQKNSCQESDAWSKRCYDEEEMAEFLTRIGFKEQATVYLTQTGWQGGGLKKFRNAFPNTFTKDVIMPAYGKAKFLNSEIPEYERLIDYFICVQGDVFVPSVIGRFYSSVLGQRIASGRTQVFVPTKRGGASNDSVVDHLSLYIQKKNHDAHSCFC from the exons ATGGTGATAATTGATTTGAGGCAAGTGATGGCTGCAATCCTTACATTTTCCATGTTCATAATGCTGGGAAACATGATCAAGAGGGACCATATTGATCCATTTTTT GAAACCGCGCAAGAATCGCCCACAGTCGCTGAAAATGAGTTCAAAGTTTCGAAAACCGGTAAGGTTATTCTGGTTGAAGAGAGTTACGGTCCTTGGCAGGAACATTACAAACCCACCAAACGTTGTTGGAAACCAACATTCA AAGGAAAAGATCAGTCAAATGGTTACATCCTTTTCTCATTGACTCATGGCCCTGAATTTCATGCTTCTCag GTAGCAAATGCCGTGGAAGTAGCAAGGCGTCTTGGTGCAACACTTGCACTTCCTGATATAAAAGGAACCAAATCTGCAGAAAAAAA GTCTTTTGGAGACATCTATGATGTCAACAACTTCGTTACAACCTTGAAGGGAGTAGTCCGAGTTGACGAGAATCCACCCATTGAACTATCCAACTCGAGGCTCCCTATCGTGAGGATCCCTGAAAGAGTTTCGGAGGGTTTCATCAGCTCAGAAATCGAGCCCGTTTTTCGTGCCAAAAGAAACTTGAGGATTGTCACTGGTTTCAATTCTTCACCGATGATAGAGGCAAAAGAAAACAAGTTAGCAAGTACACACCAATGCCCGGCTATGTTTGAAAGCCTTAAACTTCAGCCTGAGTTGCAAGGACTTGTCGATTCGATGGTGGGAGCAATGCGAAGCCTGAGCCAGAAATCTAAGGGACGTTTTGTCGCTGTCGACTTAAGGTCAGAAATGTCGCAGAAAAATAGCTGTCAGGAGTCTGATGCATGGAGTAAACGGTGCTACGACGAGGAGGAGATGGCGGAGTTCTTGACGAGGATTGGGTTTAAAGAACAGGCAACTGTGTATTTAACTCAGACAGGATGGCAGGGTGGTGGTCTCAAAAAATTCAGGAATGCTTTTCCCAACACTTTCACTAAG GATGTAATAATGCCGGCTTATGGAAAGGCGAAGTTCTTAAACTCAGAAATTCCTGAATACGAAAGATTAATCGACTACTTCATATGCGTGCAAGGAGACGTGTTCGTTCCATCAGTCATCGGCAGGTTCTATTCCAGCGTCTTGGGGCAAAGGATTGCTTCCGGCAGGACACAAGTATTCGTTCCGACCAAGAGAGGTGGTGCCTCTAATGACTCTGTAGTCGATCACCTATCCCTCTATATACAAAAGAAGAACCATGATGCGCACtcatgtttttgttaa
- the LOC142545988 gene encoding calcium-transporting ATPase 10, plasma membrane-type isoform X1 produces MADELKGHLEDDLEAGSGCGRGNYSRGDEQGSGPFDIFRTKSAPADRLRRWRQAALVLNASRRFRYTLDLKKEEERKQLIAKIRMHAQVIRAAVLFQAAGLGKKVQVTSKVPSSPTRIGDFGISAEEMVAISRNHDLSLLQHIGGVKGAVEKLKSNPEKGLSNDETDLVSRKKAFGSNTYPRKKGRSFWRFVWEACRDTTLIILMVAAAASLALGIKTEGITEGWYDGGSIALAVLIVIIFTAVSDYKQSLQFQNLNEEKQNIQMEVIRGGQRIKVSIFEMVVGDVVPLKIGDQVPADGLVITGHSLAIDESSMTGESKIAHKDPIRVPFLMSGCKVADGYGTMLVTSVGINTEWGLLMASISEDNGEETPLQVRLNGVATFIGIVGLSVAIVVLLVLLIRYFKGQTKDPDGHAEFTAGKTSVGDAINGFVKMFTVAVTIVVVAVPEGLPLAVTLTLAYSMRKMMADKALVRRLSACETMGSATTICSDKTGTLTLNQMTVVEAHACGKKIDAPDNKSLFPPMVISFLVEGIAQNTTGSVFVPEGGGALEVSGSPTEKAILQWGVNLGMDFSAARSDSVIIRTCPFNSEKKRGGVALKLSDSEVHVHWKGAAEILLESCSSYIDANDCEIQMDEDKLSHFKKAIDNMAARSLRCVAITYRLFEVEKVPTSDEELENWQLPEGDLILLAIVGIKDPCRPKVRDAVQLCTNAGVKVRMVTGDNLQTAIAIALECGILGSNKDVSEPNIIEGKDFRNLTETQRLEMADKISVMGRSSPNDKLLLVQALRKRGHVVAVTGDGTNDAPALHEADIGLAMGIQGTEVAKESSDIIILDDNFASVVKVVRWGRSVYANIQKFIQFQLTVNVAALTINVVAAISSGNVPLNAVQLLWVNLIMDTLGALALATEAPTDHLMHMKPVGRREPLITNIMWRNLLIQALYQVTVLLVLNFRGRSILNLDHETNDRAFKLKNTLIFNAFVLCQIFNEFNARKPDEMNVWKGLTKNHLFMGIIALEVVLQVIIIFFLQKFASTVRLSLELWLVSIGIGFVSWPLAILGKLIPVPDKHFLEYFKKKSDQQRTPNGG; encoded by the exons ATGGCGGATGAATTGAAAGGTCACTTGGAGGATGATCTGGAAGCAGGGAGTGGTTGTGGACGTGGAAACTATTCCCGTGGTGATGAACAAGGTTCAGGGCCCTTCGATATTTTCCGGACGAAAAGTGCTCCGGCCGACCGGTTGCGTCGGTGGAGA CAAGCTGCACTTGTACTGAATGCTTCTCGACGATTTCGGTATACACTAGACTTGAAGAAAGAAGAAGAGAGGAAGCAATTGATTGCTAAGATTAGAATGCATGCTCAAGTCATTCGA GCAGCAGTTCTTTTCCAAGCTGCAGGGCTAGGGAAAAAGG TTCAAGTTACATCGAAAGTACCTTCAAGCCCCACTCGGATTGGGGATTTTGGTATCAGTGCTGAGGAAATGGTTGCGATTTCCAGGAACCATGATCTTTCTCTTCTTCAGCATATTGGAGGG GTTAAAGGAGCAGTCGAGAAGTTAAAATCCAATCCAGAGAAAGGCTTATCAAATGATGAGACTGACCTCGTGAGCCGGAAGAAAGCTTTTGGATCAAACACGTATCCAAGGAAGAAAGGAAGAAGTTTCTGG AGGTTTGTGTGGGAAGCATGTCGTGACACTACGCTTATCATCTTGATGGTGGCTGCAGCTGCTTCCTTGGCTCTAGGTATAAAAACAGAG GGTATAACAGAAGGTTGGTATGATGGAGGAAGCATTGCCTTGGCAGTTCTTATAGTCATTATATTCACAG CTGTAAGTGATTACAAACAATCtcttcaatttcaaaatttgaatgaggAGAAGCAAAACATACAGATGGAG GTAATTAGGGGTGGGCAAAGAATTAAAGTTTCAATATTTGAGATGGTTGTTGGTGATGTTGTGCCTCTCAAAATTGGAGATCAG GTTCCTGCGGATGGCCTTGTAATTACTGGCCACTCACTTGCAATTGATGAATCCAGTATGACAGGGGAGAGTAAAATT GCTCATAAGGACCCGATAAGGGTGCCATTTCTTATGTCTGGTTGCAAGGTTGCTGATGGTTATGGCACCATGCTG GTAACAAGCGTGGGTATAAATACAGAGTGGGGATTACTTATGGCAAGCATATCAGAGGATAACGGTGAAGAAACACCATTACAG GTACGTTTAAATGGTGTTGCTACTTTCATTGGAATTGTTGGTCTTTCAGTAGCCATAGTCGTTCTACTTGTCCTTTTGATCAG ATACTTTAAAGGGCAAACCAAAGATCCAGATGGCCACGCTGAGTTCACAGCTGGGAAGACTAGTGTTGGTGATGCGATAAATGGATTCGTAAAAATGTTCACAGTTGCG GTGACCATTGTAGTTGTTGCAGTACCAGAAGGCCTTCCCTTGGCTGTTACCCTAAC TCTTGCATATTCAATGAGAAAAATGATGGCTGACAAGGCATTG GTTCGAAGGTTGTCAGCCTGTGAAACAATGGGTTCTGCAACTACTATTTGCAGTGATAAAACGGGGACTTTGACTTTGAATCAG ATGACCGTGGTTGAGGCACATGCCTGTGGAAAGAAAATTGATGCTCCGGACAATAAGTCACTGTTTCCTCCTATGGTTATTTCTTTTCTTGTTGAAGGCATTGCACAGAACACAACTGGAAGTGTATTTGTTCCTGAG GGTGGTGGTGCTCTGGAGGTGTCTGGATCACCAACGGAAAAGGCCATTCTGCAATGGGGAGTAAAT CTTGGAATGGATTTCAGTGCTGCCCGGTCGGATTCAGTGATAATTCGTACTTGTCCATTTAACTCTGAGAAAAAGAGAGGTGGTGTTGCGCTGAAATTG TCGGATTCTGAAGTCCATGTGCACTGGAAAGGGGCTGCAGAAATATTGCTTGAATCTTGTTCAAGTTACATTGATGCAAATGATTGCGAGATACAGATGGATGAAGATAAG TTGTCACATTTCAAGAAAGCTATCGATAATATGGCTGCAAGAAGTTTGCGTTGTGTTGCTATTACCTATAGGTTGTTTGAGGTGGAGAAGGTTCCGACTAGTGATGAAGAACTAGAAAATTGGCAGTTACCTGAAGGAGATCTAATTTTGCTAGCTATTGTTGGGATCAAG GATCCTTGTCGACCAAAGGTGAGAGATGCGGTTCAGTTATGCACTAACGCCGGTGTTAAG GTACGCATGGTCACTGGAGACAATCTTCAAACTGCTATAGCCATAGCTTTGGAGTGTGGGATATTAGGGTCAAATAAAGATGTTTCTGAACCTAATATTATTGAAGGGAAGGACTTTCGTAACTTGACTGAGACACAAAGACTAGAAATGGCTGATAAGATTTCG GTGATGGGCAGGTCATCTCCGAATGATAAACTACTGCTTGTGCAAGCATTGAGGAAAAGGGGGCATGTTGTTGCTGTGACTGGAGACGGCACTAATGATGCCCCTGCACTGCACGAG GCTGATATTGGTCTTGCAATGGGTATTCAAGGCACAGAAGTCGCCAAAGAGAGTTCAGATATTATTATTTTGGATGATAATTTTGCTTCTGTTGTAAAG GTTGTGAGGTGGGGTAGATCTGTTTATGCGAATATTCAGAAATTTATACAATTTCAACTGACGGTCAATGTTGCAGCTCTGACAATCAATGTTGTGGCTGCAATTTCGTCTGGTAATGTCCCACTCAATGCTGTTCAG CTTCTTTGGGTAAATCTTATCATGGACACGCTAGGAGCTCTCGCACTAGCAACTGAAGCTCCAACAGATCATCTCATGCATATGAAACCAGTTGGTAGAAG GGAACCTTTAATAACGAATATCATGTGGAGGAATCTGTTAATACAG GCTCTATACCAAGTTACTGTTCTACTAGTCCTCAACTTCCGAGGAAGAAGTATCCTGAATCTGGATCATGAGACGAATGACCGTGCTTTCAAACTTAAGAATACGCTGATATTCAATGCATTTGTTCTGTGTCAG ATATTCAATGAATTTAATGCTCGAAAGCCAGATGAGATGAATGTATGGAAAGGACTCACTAAGAACCATCTCTTCATGGGAATAATTGCCCTTGAAGTGGTTCTGCAG GTTATCATAATCTTTTTTCTGCAAAAGTTTGCTTCGACAGTTCGACTCAGCTTGGAATTGTGGCTTGTTTCCATTGGCATTGGTTTTGTCAG CTGGCCTCTTGCTATCCTTGGAAAATTGATTCCTGTTCCGGATAAACATTTCCTTGAATACTTTAAGAAAAAAAGTGATCAACAAAGAACTCCCAATGGTG GTTAG
- the LOC142545988 gene encoding calcium-transporting ATPase 8, plasma membrane-type isoform X2 encodes MVAISRNHDLSLLQHIGGVKGAVEKLKSNPEKGLSNDETDLVSRKKAFGSNTYPRKKGRSFWRFVWEACRDTTLIILMVAAAASLALGIKTEGITEGWYDGGSIALAVLIVIIFTAVSDYKQSLQFQNLNEEKQNIQMEVIRGGQRIKVSIFEMVVGDVVPLKIGDQVPADGLVITGHSLAIDESSMTGESKIAHKDPIRVPFLMSGCKVADGYGTMLVTSVGINTEWGLLMASISEDNGEETPLQVRLNGVATFIGIVGLSVAIVVLLVLLIRYFKGQTKDPDGHAEFTAGKTSVGDAINGFVKMFTVAVTIVVVAVPEGLPLAVTLTLAYSMRKMMADKALVRRLSACETMGSATTICSDKTGTLTLNQMTVVEAHACGKKIDAPDNKSLFPPMVISFLVEGIAQNTTGSVFVPEGGGALEVSGSPTEKAILQWGVNLGMDFSAARSDSVIIRTCPFNSEKKRGGVALKLSDSEVHVHWKGAAEILLESCSSYIDANDCEIQMDEDKLSHFKKAIDNMAARSLRCVAITYRLFEVEKVPTSDEELENWQLPEGDLILLAIVGIKDPCRPKVRDAVQLCTNAGVKVRMVTGDNLQTAIAIALECGILGSNKDVSEPNIIEGKDFRNLTETQRLEMADKISVMGRSSPNDKLLLVQALRKRGHVVAVTGDGTNDAPALHEADIGLAMGIQGTEVAKESSDIIILDDNFASVVKVVRWGRSVYANIQKFIQFQLTVNVAALTINVVAAISSGNVPLNAVQLLWVNLIMDTLGALALATEAPTDHLMHMKPVGRREPLITNIMWRNLLIQALYQVTVLLVLNFRGRSILNLDHETNDRAFKLKNTLIFNAFVLCQIFNEFNARKPDEMNVWKGLTKNHLFMGIIALEVVLQVIIIFFLQKFASTVRLSLELWLVSIGIGFVSWPLAILGKLIPVPDKHFLEYFKKKSDQQRTPNGG; translated from the exons ATGGTTGCGATTTCCAGGAACCATGATCTTTCTCTTCTTCAGCATATTGGAGGG GTTAAAGGAGCAGTCGAGAAGTTAAAATCCAATCCAGAGAAAGGCTTATCAAATGATGAGACTGACCTCGTGAGCCGGAAGAAAGCTTTTGGATCAAACACGTATCCAAGGAAGAAAGGAAGAAGTTTCTGG AGGTTTGTGTGGGAAGCATGTCGTGACACTACGCTTATCATCTTGATGGTGGCTGCAGCTGCTTCCTTGGCTCTAGGTATAAAAACAGAG GGTATAACAGAAGGTTGGTATGATGGAGGAAGCATTGCCTTGGCAGTTCTTATAGTCATTATATTCACAG CTGTAAGTGATTACAAACAATCtcttcaatttcaaaatttgaatgaggAGAAGCAAAACATACAGATGGAG GTAATTAGGGGTGGGCAAAGAATTAAAGTTTCAATATTTGAGATGGTTGTTGGTGATGTTGTGCCTCTCAAAATTGGAGATCAG GTTCCTGCGGATGGCCTTGTAATTACTGGCCACTCACTTGCAATTGATGAATCCAGTATGACAGGGGAGAGTAAAATT GCTCATAAGGACCCGATAAGGGTGCCATTTCTTATGTCTGGTTGCAAGGTTGCTGATGGTTATGGCACCATGCTG GTAACAAGCGTGGGTATAAATACAGAGTGGGGATTACTTATGGCAAGCATATCAGAGGATAACGGTGAAGAAACACCATTACAG GTACGTTTAAATGGTGTTGCTACTTTCATTGGAATTGTTGGTCTTTCAGTAGCCATAGTCGTTCTACTTGTCCTTTTGATCAG ATACTTTAAAGGGCAAACCAAAGATCCAGATGGCCACGCTGAGTTCACAGCTGGGAAGACTAGTGTTGGTGATGCGATAAATGGATTCGTAAAAATGTTCACAGTTGCG GTGACCATTGTAGTTGTTGCAGTACCAGAAGGCCTTCCCTTGGCTGTTACCCTAAC TCTTGCATATTCAATGAGAAAAATGATGGCTGACAAGGCATTG GTTCGAAGGTTGTCAGCCTGTGAAACAATGGGTTCTGCAACTACTATTTGCAGTGATAAAACGGGGACTTTGACTTTGAATCAG ATGACCGTGGTTGAGGCACATGCCTGTGGAAAGAAAATTGATGCTCCGGACAATAAGTCACTGTTTCCTCCTATGGTTATTTCTTTTCTTGTTGAAGGCATTGCACAGAACACAACTGGAAGTGTATTTGTTCCTGAG GGTGGTGGTGCTCTGGAGGTGTCTGGATCACCAACGGAAAAGGCCATTCTGCAATGGGGAGTAAAT CTTGGAATGGATTTCAGTGCTGCCCGGTCGGATTCAGTGATAATTCGTACTTGTCCATTTAACTCTGAGAAAAAGAGAGGTGGTGTTGCGCTGAAATTG TCGGATTCTGAAGTCCATGTGCACTGGAAAGGGGCTGCAGAAATATTGCTTGAATCTTGTTCAAGTTACATTGATGCAAATGATTGCGAGATACAGATGGATGAAGATAAG TTGTCACATTTCAAGAAAGCTATCGATAATATGGCTGCAAGAAGTTTGCGTTGTGTTGCTATTACCTATAGGTTGTTTGAGGTGGAGAAGGTTCCGACTAGTGATGAAGAACTAGAAAATTGGCAGTTACCTGAAGGAGATCTAATTTTGCTAGCTATTGTTGGGATCAAG GATCCTTGTCGACCAAAGGTGAGAGATGCGGTTCAGTTATGCACTAACGCCGGTGTTAAG GTACGCATGGTCACTGGAGACAATCTTCAAACTGCTATAGCCATAGCTTTGGAGTGTGGGATATTAGGGTCAAATAAAGATGTTTCTGAACCTAATATTATTGAAGGGAAGGACTTTCGTAACTTGACTGAGACACAAAGACTAGAAATGGCTGATAAGATTTCG GTGATGGGCAGGTCATCTCCGAATGATAAACTACTGCTTGTGCAAGCATTGAGGAAAAGGGGGCATGTTGTTGCTGTGACTGGAGACGGCACTAATGATGCCCCTGCACTGCACGAG GCTGATATTGGTCTTGCAATGGGTATTCAAGGCACAGAAGTCGCCAAAGAGAGTTCAGATATTATTATTTTGGATGATAATTTTGCTTCTGTTGTAAAG GTTGTGAGGTGGGGTAGATCTGTTTATGCGAATATTCAGAAATTTATACAATTTCAACTGACGGTCAATGTTGCAGCTCTGACAATCAATGTTGTGGCTGCAATTTCGTCTGGTAATGTCCCACTCAATGCTGTTCAG CTTCTTTGGGTAAATCTTATCATGGACACGCTAGGAGCTCTCGCACTAGCAACTGAAGCTCCAACAGATCATCTCATGCATATGAAACCAGTTGGTAGAAG GGAACCTTTAATAACGAATATCATGTGGAGGAATCTGTTAATACAG GCTCTATACCAAGTTACTGTTCTACTAGTCCTCAACTTCCGAGGAAGAAGTATCCTGAATCTGGATCATGAGACGAATGACCGTGCTTTCAAACTTAAGAATACGCTGATATTCAATGCATTTGTTCTGTGTCAG ATATTCAATGAATTTAATGCTCGAAAGCCAGATGAGATGAATGTATGGAAAGGACTCACTAAGAACCATCTCTTCATGGGAATAATTGCCCTTGAAGTGGTTCTGCAG GTTATCATAATCTTTTTTCTGCAAAAGTTTGCTTCGACAGTTCGACTCAGCTTGGAATTGTGGCTTGTTTCCATTGGCATTGGTTTTGTCAG CTGGCCTCTTGCTATCCTTGGAAAATTGATTCCTGTTCCGGATAAACATTTCCTTGAATACTTTAAGAAAAAAAGTGATCAACAAAGAACTCCCAATGGTG GTTAG